The Agromyces mariniharenae genome includes a window with the following:
- a CDS encoding GNAT family N-acetyltransferase, with protein MNTGDDSERFEYPDAAGYPDGSGTLDEGTAALVDEVTADALRAVDTPSEDADAEIEVRRDDERGVFAATLEGREIATIRYDLDGDRITLITTTVQPEFRGRGIATDLIADALDDLREQGTRFTVLCPVVAAFIAGNPEYAGLADAGDSGA; from the coding sequence ATGAACACCGGCGATGATTCCGAGCGGTTCGAGTATCCGGATGCCGCGGGGTATCCCGACGGGAGCGGCACCCTCGACGAGGGCACCGCGGCACTCGTCGACGAGGTGACCGCCGACGCGCTGCGCGCGGTCGACACGCCGTCGGAGGACGCCGACGCCGAGATCGAGGTGCGCCGCGACGACGAACGGGGCGTCTTCGCCGCGACGCTCGAGGGCAGGGAGATCGCGACCATCCGCTACGACCTCGACGGCGACCGGATCACCCTCATCACCACGACGGTCCAACCCGAGTTCCGAGGCCGCGGCATCGCGACCGACCTCATCGCCGACGCGCTCGACGACCTCCGCGAGCAGGGCACGCGCTTCACCGTGCTCTGCCCGGTCGTGGCCGCGTTCATCGCCGGGAACCCCGAGTACGCGGGCCTGGCGGACGCGGGGGACTCCGGCGCCTGA
- a CDS encoding amino acid-binding protein, translated as MAKDLYLTLEDKPGEAARLGEALGNAGVNIEGLCAMADGGRSTVHILVDDAARARTALEGAGITVDRETEVLISPPLGEEWVATPGGFGRMARALAEADVNISFVYVAGDSRLVLSTSDDAKTAELLQAMM; from the coding sequence ATGGCGAAGGATCTCTACCTGACCCTCGAGGACAAGCCCGGTGAAGCGGCACGACTCGGCGAGGCGCTCGGCAACGCGGGCGTCAACATCGAGGGGCTGTGCGCAATGGCCGACGGAGGGCGGAGCACGGTGCACATCCTCGTCGACGACGCCGCACGTGCTCGGACCGCACTCGAGGGAGCGGGCATCACGGTCGATCGCGAGACCGAGGTGCTCATCAGTCCGCCGCTCGGCGAGGAGTGGGTCGCCACGCCAGGTGGATTCGGCAGGATGGCGCGAGCGCTGGCCGAGGCCGACGTGAACATCTCGTTCGTCTATGTGGCCGGCGACAGTCGCCTCGTGCTCTCGACGAGCGACGACGCCAAGACCGCGGAGCTGCTGCAGGCGATGATGTAG
- a CDS encoding ArsR/SmtB family transcription factor, translating into MTQALVPVFAALGDETRWSILAALGEGDASASALAGRLPVTRQAIAKHLAVLQEVGLVEPVRVGREVRYRVIGSQLSDTARRLDAIGAEWDRRLAAIKELAEGL; encoded by the coding sequence ATGACCCAGGCGCTGGTCCCCGTGTTCGCCGCACTCGGCGACGAGACCCGGTGGAGCATCCTGGCGGCACTCGGCGAGGGCGACGCGTCGGCGTCCGCCCTCGCCGGGCGCCTGCCCGTCACCCGCCAGGCCATCGCCAAGCACCTCGCCGTGCTGCAGGAGGTCGGCCTCGTCGAGCCCGTGCGGGTCGGTCGCGAGGTGCGCTACCGCGTGATCGGCTCGCAGCTCAGCGACACCGCGCGCCGCCTCGACGCCATCGGCGCCGAGTGGGACCGCCGGCTCGCCGCGATCAAGGAGCTCGCCGAGGGGCTCTGA
- a CDS encoding SRPBCC domain-containing protein produces the protein MEHMTDNPASVIDEGQFTVRRTIHISAPVEKVWSAVTEPEHISKWFGRAEFGGAGVGATGTLTFDGNGAVPVRIEAIDAPRMVSYRWGNDDASGVVPEQLDDHATVFTFTLESVSNGTQLTVVETGFDMTSDPAANMEAHRAGWDGELDKLVALLEGSA, from the coding sequence ATGGAGCACATGACCGACAACCCGGCATCCGTCATCGACGAGGGCCAGTTCACCGTGCGGCGCACGATCCACATCTCCGCCCCCGTCGAGAAGGTCTGGTCGGCGGTGACCGAGCCCGAGCACATCTCGAAGTGGTTCGGCCGAGCCGAATTCGGCGGCGCCGGCGTCGGCGCGACGGGCACGCTGACCTTCGATGGCAACGGCGCCGTGCCGGTGCGCATCGAGGCGATCGACGCGCCGCGCATGGTCTCGTACCGCTGGGGCAACGACGACGCGAGCGGCGTGGTGCCCGAGCAGCTCGACGACCATGCGACCGTGTTCACCTTCACCCTCGAGTCCGTGTCGAACGGCACCCAGCTCACCGTCGTGGAGACCGGGTTCGACATGACGTCCGACCCGGCCGCGAACATGGAAGCGCACCGCGCGGGCTGGGACGGCGAGCTCGACAAGCTGGTCGCCCTGCTCGAGGGCAGCGCATGA
- a CDS encoding MFS transporter, whose protein sequence is MTITAAPQPTTRATTVLAVLFAGAFTMGCAEMLVVGMIDLIAADLAVSVPMAGVLVTANALGLAIGGPLLTFLVTRFDRRHVLIAATAVFVLANLLPALMADYPVFVGARVVIGAVQGLFIAAAMVTATSIVPPERTGRAMAVIISGFAMSSALGLPIGTLLGQAVGWRGSFVAVVVAGAVVLVLAVIVLPSVPTPRGSGAMGQARHAFAPRVLAVLAVSFLTFAAMLAAITYLVPFLDQVTDVSGPAVSIYLLVYGVATAVGSFGGGRFADANASRMLIVGAIGVSASLVALLAFGSNAIGTALAVLGIGLFGMATGPSIQHRVVSLAGPGAPLASSLPASAVNAGIAFGAFAGGLAIDGGGVRLAVVAGIAIAVVAIAAAWATSALRPTAAASVTVPAHAASVTEPPTR, encoded by the coding sequence ATGACGATCACCGCAGCGCCGCAGCCGACCACCCGGGCCACCACCGTGCTCGCCGTCCTGTTCGCGGGCGCGTTCACCATGGGCTGCGCCGAGATGCTCGTCGTCGGCATGATCGACCTGATCGCCGCCGACCTCGCCGTCTCGGTGCCCATGGCGGGCGTGCTCGTCACGGCGAACGCACTGGGGCTCGCGATCGGCGGACCGCTGCTCACGTTCCTCGTGACGCGCTTCGACCGTCGGCACGTGCTGATCGCAGCGACCGCCGTGTTCGTGCTGGCGAACCTGCTGCCCGCGCTCATGGCCGACTACCCGGTCTTCGTCGGCGCCCGCGTCGTGATCGGCGCCGTGCAGGGACTGTTCATCGCCGCGGCGATGGTCACCGCGACCTCGATCGTGCCGCCCGAGCGCACCGGCCGGGCGATGGCGGTCATCATCTCGGGCTTCGCGATGTCGAGCGCGCTCGGGCTGCCGATCGGCACGCTGCTGGGGCAGGCGGTCGGCTGGCGCGGCTCCTTCGTCGCCGTCGTCGTGGCGGGCGCCGTCGTGCTCGTGCTCGCCGTCATCGTGCTGCCGTCGGTGCCCACGCCCCGCGGCAGCGGTGCGATGGGCCAGGCGCGGCACGCGTTCGCGCCGCGCGTCCTCGCGGTGCTCGCGGTGAGCTTCCTGACGTTCGCGGCCATGCTCGCCGCGATCACCTACCTCGTGCCGTTCCTCGACCAGGTCACGGATGTCTCGGGGCCGGCGGTCTCGATCTACCTCCTCGTCTACGGCGTCGCGACGGCCGTCGGCTCGTTCGGCGGCGGCCGGTTCGCGGATGCGAACGCATCGCGCATGCTCATCGTCGGCGCCATCGGCGTGTCGGCGTCGCTCGTCGCCCTGCTCGCCTTCGGATCGAACGCGATCGGCACGGCGCTCGCCGTGCTCGGCATCGGCCTGTTCGGCATGGCCACGGGGCCGTCGATCCAGCATCGCGTCGTGAGCCTCGCCGGACCCGGCGCGCCGCTCGCGTCGTCGCTGCCCGCCTCCGCGGTGAACGCCGGCATCGCGTTCGGCGCGTTCGCGGGCGGCCTGGCGATCGACGGCGGGGGCGTCCGGCTCGCCGTCGTCGCCGGCATCGCCATCGCCGTCGTCGCGATCGCCGCCGCGTGGGCGACGAGCGCGCTGAGGCCCACGGCCGCGGCATCCGTCACCGTACCCGCTCACGCGGCATCCGTCACCGAACCTCCGACCCGGTGA
- a CDS encoding serine hydrolase domain-containing protein, which produces MSRPTLDTWQEAPHNRWAFAHLGEVVPSATIARRRPASSAATVHLGALEPHVPDLRDRLESTFTDAFLVLRGDEVVAEYFRAGFAPDDRHLLMSVSKSLCGLVVGALADAAALDPARPVTDYVRELAGSAYDGPTVQHVLDMAIGIDYREDYLDPAAEVQRHDRSAGWRTRLEDDPVDTAEFLTTLRGNGSTGTFQYCSANTDVLAWIVERVTGLRYGEALSELLWSKLDADRDATITVDRAGFGFANGGVSCTARDLARVGRVVLDGGVASGGRVVSEDWVRAILAGGSPDAMPPSGFTEVFPRGSYTRQWWCTGNERGNVSGIGIHGQSLWLDPRTDAVIVKLSSWPEPDGPDLNRAQSELLLDVSEALDRLR; this is translated from the coding sequence ATGAGCCGTCCCACGCTCGACACGTGGCAGGAGGCGCCGCACAACCGGTGGGCGTTCGCGCACCTCGGCGAGGTCGTGCCGTCGGCGACGATCGCGCGGCGGCGGCCCGCGTCATCCGCGGCCACCGTGCACCTCGGTGCGCTGGAGCCGCACGTGCCCGACCTTCGCGACCGGCTCGAGTCGACGTTCACCGACGCGTTCCTCGTGCTGCGCGGCGACGAGGTGGTCGCCGAGTACTTCCGTGCGGGCTTCGCGCCCGACGACCGGCACCTGCTCATGAGCGTCTCGAAGTCGCTCTGCGGGCTGGTCGTCGGTGCGCTGGCGGATGCCGCGGCGCTCGACCCGGCGCGACCGGTGACCGACTACGTGCGCGAGCTCGCGGGCTCCGCCTATGACGGGCCGACGGTCCAGCATGTGCTCGACATGGCGATCGGCATCGACTACCGCGAGGACTACCTCGACCCGGCCGCGGAGGTGCAGCGGCACGACCGCTCGGCCGGGTGGCGCACCCGGCTCGAGGACGACCCGGTCGACACCGCCGAGTTCCTGACGACGCTGCGCGGCAACGGCTCGACGGGCACGTTCCAGTACTGCTCGGCGAACACCGACGTGCTCGCGTGGATCGTCGAGCGCGTCACGGGCCTCCGCTACGGCGAGGCGTTGTCGGAGCTGCTCTGGTCGAAGCTCGACGCCGATCGGGATGCCACCATCACGGTCGATCGCGCCGGCTTCGGGTTCGCGAACGGCGGGGTGTCGTGCACGGCTCGCGACCTGGCCCGCGTCGGCCGGGTCGTACTCGACGGGGGCGTGGCCTCCGGCGGTCGCGTGGTCTCCGAGGACTGGGTGCGGGCGATCCTCGCGGGGGGATCACCCGACGCGATGCCGCCGTCGGGCTTCACCGAGGTGTTCCCGCGGGGCTCGTACACCCGGCAATGGTGGTGCACGGGCAACGAGCGCGGCAACGTGAGCGGCATCGGCATCCACGGGCAGAGCCTCTGGCTCGATCCGCGCACCGATGCGGTGATCGTGAAGCTGTCGTCGTGGCCCGAGCCCGACGGGCCCGACCTGAATCGGGCGCAGTCGGAGCTGCTGCTCGACGTGAGCGAGGCGCTCGACCGGCTGCGCTGA
- a CDS encoding purine-cytosine permease family protein — MSATLPPPSAEPRTTADPTTTADPTTTDAPEFVDVATRPETRGIEVVRPSERHGRARDLFAVWAAPNVSVLNFTIGATMILLGLELWQALAVIVVGSLPWILTGIVAISGPAAGTSGSVVSRAMYGIVGNKVVIALTGWLLSAVFLALNWLASSFLGAELLAGAGLTDPVLVPVLVTVVVSAITVLVAVYGHALILRTYPAVTIALVVVFLAATAFFLPHVDWGYRAPAPLEGVALWSAVTVGFTILAATPLSYINSPDMARYLPRSTKPSHIVAATALGGALPSILFTGVGALLATGLDAAAMDAGIESGMLGLFPAWFVPIFVIAVIVNTVALNGMTTYTSSMALQSIGIPLKRIPAAIVVGVIGTALTIYLVMSTSLLGAVNLMLQVLVVVIAPAMAIYVTDIAMRRNRYDGVELLDQERGGPFWYRGGWNVAGITAAVVGGLASSLFLTTDAWAGPIAEAMGYLDLSVPVGVVVAAGLYLGLSRSRVNRPALDVPAPDRGPRA; from the coding sequence GTGTCCGCCACCCTTCCCCCGCCGTCGGCCGAGCCGCGCACGACCGCCGACCCGACGACGACGGCCGACCCGACGACCACCGACGCGCCCGAGTTCGTCGACGTCGCCACCCGCCCCGAGACCCGCGGCATCGAGGTCGTACGCCCCTCGGAGCGTCACGGCCGCGCCCGCGACCTCTTCGCCGTCTGGGCGGCGCCGAACGTCAGCGTGCTGAACTTCACGATCGGCGCGACGATGATCCTGCTCGGCCTCGAGCTCTGGCAGGCGCTCGCCGTGATCGTCGTCGGCAGCCTCCCGTGGATCCTCACGGGGATCGTCGCGATCAGCGGCCCGGCGGCCGGTACCTCAGGGTCGGTCGTCAGCCGGGCGATGTACGGCATCGTCGGCAACAAGGTCGTCATCGCGCTGACCGGCTGGCTGCTCTCGGCGGTGTTCCTCGCGCTCAACTGGCTCGCGTCGTCGTTCCTCGGCGCCGAGCTGCTCGCCGGCGCCGGGCTCACCGACCCGGTGCTCGTGCCGGTACTCGTCACCGTCGTCGTGTCGGCGATCACCGTGCTCGTCGCCGTGTACGGGCACGCGCTCATCCTTCGCACGTACCCCGCGGTGACGATCGCGCTCGTCGTCGTGTTCCTCGCCGCGACCGCGTTCTTCCTGCCGCACGTGGACTGGGGCTACCGGGCGCCCGCGCCGCTCGAGGGCGTCGCACTCTGGTCGGCCGTGACCGTCGGCTTCACGATCCTCGCCGCGACCCCGCTGTCGTACATCAACAGCCCGGACATGGCCCGCTACCTGCCGCGATCCACGAAGCCCTCGCACATCGTCGCCGCCACGGCGCTCGGCGGCGCCCTGCCGAGCATCCTCTTCACGGGCGTCGGCGCGCTGCTCGCGACCGGGCTGGATGCCGCGGCGATGGACGCCGGCATCGAATCGGGCATGCTCGGGCTCTTCCCGGCCTGGTTCGTGCCGATCTTCGTGATCGCGGTCATCGTGAACACCGTCGCGCTCAACGGCATGACGACCTACACGTCGAGCATGGCGCTGCAGTCGATCGGCATCCCGTTGAAGCGCATCCCCGCCGCCATCGTGGTCGGCGTCATCGGCACGGCGCTCACGATCTACCTCGTGATGTCGACGAGCCTCCTCGGTGCGGTCAACCTCATGCTGCAGGTGCTCGTGGTGGTCATCGCGCCCGCCATGGCGATCTACGTCACCGACATCGCGATGCGCCGCAACCGCTACGACGGCGTCGAACTGCTCGACCAGGAGCGCGGCGGCCCCTTCTGGTACCGCGGCGGCTGGAACGTGGCGGGCATCACCGCGGCCGTCGTCGGCGGCCTCGCCTCGTCGCTGTTCCTCACGACGGATGCCTGGGCCGGCCCGATCGCCGAGGCGATGGGCTACCTCGACCTCTCGGTGCCGGTCGGCGTGGTGGTGGCCGCCGGGCTCTACCTCGGGCTGTCGCGCTCGCGTGTGAACCGTCCCGCCCTGGATGTCCCGGCGCCGGATCGGGGGCCGCGCGCATGA
- a CDS encoding TetR family transcriptional regulator: MVSSPATSRVRKQPEERRAEIVGEAARIALADGLEGITVRAVAEGLGVRPGLISHYFPITEGLVIEAFVRAVTDERELLVPEDGDPMTRMAHLVAYAEGDAGRDAARLWLNARHLCRFTPALGDALLEQEELDRNRLTALIEAGVAAGEFRTDDPFGACVRILVAVDGVGAYANNVGTFTDESFTRFVTDVAEQSLGLHARELHAVAAPLRGSATDEG, encoded by the coding sequence ATGGTGTCAAGCCCTGCGACGTCACGCGTCCGGAAGCAGCCCGAGGAGCGCCGCGCCGAGATCGTGGGCGAGGCCGCGCGCATCGCACTGGCCGACGGGCTCGAGGGCATCACGGTGCGCGCCGTCGCCGAGGGGCTCGGCGTGCGCCCCGGGTTGATCTCCCACTACTTCCCCATCACCGAGGGCCTCGTGATCGAGGCGTTCGTTCGCGCGGTCACCGATGAGCGCGAGCTGCTCGTGCCTGAGGACGGCGATCCGATGACCCGCATGGCGCACCTGGTCGCCTATGCCGAGGGCGACGCCGGCCGGGATGCCGCGCGCCTCTGGCTGAACGCGCGCCACCTGTGCCGGTTCACCCCGGCCCTCGGCGACGCCCTGCTCGAGCAGGAGGAGCTCGACCGGAATCGCCTCACGGCGCTCATCGAGGCGGGTGTCGCCGCGGGCGAGTTCCGCACCGACGACCCGTTCGGCGCGTGCGTGCGGATCCTCGTGGCGGTCGACGGCGTCGGCGCCTACGCGAACAACGTCGGCACCTTCACCGACGAGTCGTTCACCCGGTTCGTGACGGATGTCGCCGAGCAATCGCTCGGCCTGCACGCGCGCGAGCTGCACGCCGTCGCGGCCCCGCTGCGAGGGAGCGCGACCGACGAGGGGTGA
- a CDS encoding YciI family protein gives MARDPNIPDAFDVYTLVVLRRPVDAPDLPEAELDALQSEHLAYRADLRRRGILVVNGPFDRQSDESYRGMSIFACDPDEAARLSDADPSVIAGRLAYDVMEWWVAADSLAFPKAGSPVGDRRAMPDD, from the coding sequence ATGGCACGCGATCCGAACATCCCCGACGCGTTCGACGTCTACACGCTCGTGGTGCTGCGGCGGCCGGTCGATGCGCCCGACCTGCCCGAGGCGGAGCTCGACGCGCTGCAGTCGGAGCACCTCGCCTACCGCGCCGACCTGCGGCGCCGCGGCATCCTCGTCGTGAACGGGCCCTTCGACCGGCAGAGCGACGAGTCGTATCGCGGAATGTCGATCTTCGCGTGCGACCCCGACGAGGCCGCGCGCCTCTCGGACGCCGACCCGTCGGTGATCGCCGGGCGGCTGGCGTACGACGTCATGGAGTGGTGGGTCGCCGCCGACTCGCTCGCGTTCCCGAAGGCCGGGAGCCCCGTGGGCGACCGCCGCGCGATGCCCGACGACTGA
- a CDS encoding LysE family translocator has translation MNLELLLACWGMMTLMVVVPGPDWAYIISAGMQERTLVPSLAGILVGYLAAVAAVAVGVGAAVAALPWVLVALTFSAATYLAYLGVKVLRHPPVVSGEASTASVEGAGAAAASDRPWLRLVQGAGVSGLNPKGLLVLVVLLPQFTDAASAWPIPVQLAVLGLIFVASCALVYSVVGVSARAVLRARPSAMRILSRVSGAAMVVLAVWLVAEQVSHFVTA, from the coding sequence ATGAACCTCGAGCTGCTGCTCGCGTGCTGGGGCATGATGACGCTCATGGTGGTCGTCCCCGGTCCCGACTGGGCCTACATCATCTCGGCGGGCATGCAGGAGCGCACCCTCGTCCCATCGCTCGCCGGCATCCTCGTCGGGTACCTCGCGGCGGTGGCCGCCGTCGCCGTGGGCGTCGGCGCGGCGGTGGCGGCGCTGCCGTGGGTGCTGGTCGCGCTCACGTTCTCGGCCGCGACGTACCTGGCCTACCTGGGCGTCAAGGTCCTGCGGCATCCGCCGGTGGTCTCGGGCGAGGCGTCCACCGCGTCGGTCGAGGGCGCAGGTGCTGCTGCGGCATCCGATCGGCCGTGGCTGCGGCTCGTGCAGGGTGCCGGCGTGAGCGGCCTGAACCCCAAGGGGCTGCTCGTGCTCGTCGTGCTGCTGCCGCAGTTCACCGACGCGGCGAGCGCCTGGCCGATCCCGGTGCAGCTCGCCGTGCTGGGACTGATCTTCGTCGCGAGCTGCGCGCTCGTGTACTCGGTCGTGGGCGTGAGCGCCCGGGCCGTGCTGCGCGCGCGGCCGTCGGCGATGCGCATCCTGTCGCGGGTCTCGGGCGCGGCGATGGTCGTGCTCGCCGTCTGGCTCGTCGCCGAGCAGGTCTCGCACTTCGTGACCGCGTGA
- a CDS encoding Lrp/AsnC family transcriptional regulator, whose protein sequence is MDAIDRRILTELQQDGRLSLTDLAARVQLSMSPTHRRLHALEASGAISGYRAVIDPEVVGLGFGALVFVTMEQANKATIPAFDAAVAEIPEVIQALRLFGNPDYLLRVAVRDLAAYQRLWDEKLAALPGVQRVESTLVMKTIVDDRPLPI, encoded by the coding sequence ATGGACGCCATCGATCGGAGAATCCTCACCGAGCTGCAGCAGGACGGCCGCCTGAGCCTCACCGACCTCGCGGCGCGCGTGCAGCTGAGCATGTCGCCCACCCATCGCCGACTGCACGCGCTCGAGGCATCCGGTGCCATCTCGGGCTATCGCGCCGTCATCGACCCCGAGGTCGTCGGACTCGGGTTCGGCGCCCTCGTGTTCGTCACCATGGAGCAGGCGAACAAGGCGACCATCCCGGCGTTCGACGCGGCGGTCGCCGAGATCCCCGAGGTGATCCAGGCGCTGCGCCTCTTCGGCAACCCCGACTACCTGCTGCGGGTCGCGGTGCGCGACCTCGCCGCCTACCAGCGGCTGTGGGACGAGAAGCTCGCGGCCCTGCCCGGCGTGCAGCGCGTCGAGTCCACGCTCGTCATGAAGACGATCGTCGACGATCGCCCGCTGCCGATCTGA
- a CDS encoding NAD(P)/FAD-dependent oxidoreductase — translation MRRIVIVGGGYAGFYTAWKLEKQLSPHEAELVIIDPRPYMTYQPFLPEVSAGSIEARHAAVSLRKHLERTKVVAGTVTSIEHATKTVTVRPADAPDYALPYDVIVVTAGAVTRKLPVPGADDVAIGMKHVEEAVAIRDRLLTAFDRAAALPDGPERRRLLTVVFVGGGFSGVEGFSELLSLATDLLRQYPELSFSDLSFHLVEANQRILPEVTDRPGAWVVRHLEQRGGRIHLGARAVSLEGGHVVLSNGEEFDANLIVWTAGNGAHPVIAKHTDLPIDERGRIVVRPDLRVGTEDAPVEDAWAAGDNAAVPDLAVAGATTVPNAQHAVRQGKRLAANIVAVLDGRRPRPYRHASLGAVATLGLGRGIFQYKGLVITGLLAWVMHRGYHVLAIPTWERKFRVLLVWISALFAGRDIVSLLSVQTPREAFVAAGVPSVAPVTRAQAPRDSHEPSARAA, via the coding sequence ATGCGAAGGATCGTGATCGTCGGAGGCGGCTACGCCGGCTTCTACACGGCGTGGAAGCTCGAGAAGCAGCTGTCGCCGCACGAGGCGGAGCTGGTGATCATCGACCCCCGCCCCTACATGACCTACCAGCCGTTCCTCCCCGAGGTGAGCGCCGGCTCCATCGAGGCGCGGCACGCGGCGGTCTCGCTGCGCAAGCACCTCGAGCGCACGAAGGTGGTCGCGGGCACCGTGACGAGCATCGAGCACGCGACGAAGACCGTCACGGTGCGCCCCGCGGATGCCCCGGACTACGCGCTCCCGTACGACGTGATCGTCGTCACGGCCGGCGCCGTCACGCGCAAGCTCCCGGTGCCGGGCGCCGACGACGTGGCCATCGGCATGAAGCACGTCGAGGAGGCGGTCGCGATCCGGGACCGGCTGCTCACGGCGTTCGACCGGGCGGCCGCGCTGCCCGACGGGCCCGAGCGGCGCCGACTGCTGACCGTCGTCTTCGTGGGCGGCGGGTTCTCGGGCGTCGAGGGCTTCTCGGAGCTGCTCTCGCTTGCGACCGACCTGCTGCGGCAGTACCCCGAGCTCTCGTTCTCCGACCTGTCGTTCCACCTCGTCGAGGCGAACCAGCGGATCCTGCCCGAGGTCACCGACCGACCGGGCGCGTGGGTGGTGCGCCACCTCGAGCAGCGCGGCGGGCGCATCCACCTCGGTGCGCGGGCGGTCTCGCTCGAGGGGGGCCACGTCGTGCTGTCGAACGGCGAGGAGTTCGACGCGAACCTCATCGTCTGGACCGCCGGCAACGGCGCGCACCCGGTGATCGCGAAGCACACCGACCTGCCCATCGACGAGCGCGGACGCATCGTCGTGCGCCCCGACCTGCGGGTCGGCACCGAGGACGCCCCGGTCGAGGACGCCTGGGCCGCCGGCGACAACGCCGCCGTGCCCGACCTCGCGGTGGCGGGCGCGACCACCGTGCCGAACGCGCAGCACGCCGTGCGCCAGGGCAAGCGCCTGGCGGCGAACATCGTCGCCGTGCTCGACGGACGGCGGCCGCGCCCCTACCGCCACGCGAGCCTGGGCGCCGTCGCGACGCTCGGCCTGGGCCGCGGGATCTTCCAGTACAAGGGCCTCGTCATCACCGGGCTCCTCGCCTGGGTCATGCACCGCGGCTACCACGTGCTCGCCATCCCGACCTGGGAGCGCAAGTTCCGCGTGCTCCTCGTCTGGATCAGCGCCCTGTTCGCCGGCCGCGACATCGTGTCGCTGCTGTCGGTGCAGACCCCGCGCGAGGCGTTCGTCGCCGCGGGCGTGCCGAGTGTCGCCCCGGTGACGCGAGCGCAGGCTCCGCGGGATTCGCACGAGCCGTCGGCCCGCGCGGCCTAG
- a CDS encoding cupin domain-containing protein codes for MDITDNGPEPNAFDIERATKENDTYRTVAWSGKYLQVTLMSIPVGESIGLEAHPETDQFLRLDAGRGRAKMGPSKDELTFQQDVSDGWSIQVPAGTWHDVENTGDEPLRLYVVYAPVHHAAGIVQATADDAERDEQSGRDEPPSWAAEPEGGQPEDEHA; via the coding sequence ATGGACATCACCGACAACGGGCCGGAGCCGAACGCGTTCGACATCGAGCGGGCGACGAAGGAGAACGACACCTACCGGACGGTCGCCTGGAGTGGGAAGTACCTCCAGGTGACCCTCATGTCGATCCCGGTCGGCGAGTCGATCGGCCTCGAGGCGCACCCCGAGACCGACCAGTTCCTGCGCCTCGACGCCGGCCGCGGCCGGGCCAAGATGGGGCCGTCGAAGGACGAGCTCACGTTCCAGCAGGACGTCTCGGACGGGTGGAGCATCCAGGTGCCGGCCGGCACGTGGCACGACGTCGAGAACACCGGCGACGAGCCGCTGCGCCTCTACGTCGTGTACGCGCCCGTGCATCACGCGGCCGGGATCGTGCAGGCCACCGCCGACGATGCGGAGCGCGACGAGCAGTCGGGCCGCGACGAGCCGCCGTCGTGGGCCGCCGAGCCCGAGGGCGGCCAGCCCGAGGACGAGCACGCCTGA
- a CDS encoding response regulator transcription factor has protein sequence MDDTGVLRVVIAEDNYLVREGLRRLLEDSGEIDVIASVGNGVELLDAVRRLGPDAVLTDIRMPPGHHMEGIEAAHAIRAASPDTGVVVLSQHADESYALALFDDGSAGLGYLLKDRIGELEDLVHALREVRAGGSVIDPQIVDTLVRRRSAAGAASPLAALSPRELEVLREMAAGKTNAGIEQALFLSSSTVEKHVNAIFTKLRLPETGVHRRVAAVLAFLQSSSA, from the coding sequence TTGGATGACACGGGCGTGCTGCGCGTCGTGATCGCCGAGGACAACTACCTCGTGCGCGAGGGGCTGCGGCGACTGCTCGAGGACTCGGGCGAGATCGACGTGATCGCCTCGGTCGGGAACGGCGTCGAACTGCTCGACGCGGTGCGCCGGCTCGGCCCCGACGCCGTGCTCACCGACATCCGGATGCCGCCGGGCCACCACATGGAGGGCATCGAGGCCGCCCATGCGATCCGCGCGGCGTCGCCCGACACGGGCGTGGTCGTGCTGTCGCAGCACGCCGACGAGAGCTACGCCCTCGCGCTCTTCGACGACGGGTCGGCGGGGCTCGGCTACCTGCTCAAGGACCGGATCGGCGAGCTCGAGGACCTCGTGCACGCCCTGCGCGAGGTGCGCGCCGGCGGGTCGGTCATCGACCCGCAGATCGTGGACACGCTCGTGCGGCGCCGCAGCGCGGCGGGGGCCGCGAGCCCGCTCGCGGCGCTCTCCCCGCGCGAGCTCGAGGTGCTGCGCGAGATGGCGGCCGGCAAGACCAACGCCGGCATCGAGCAGGCGCTCTTCCTCTCGTCGTCGACCGTGGAGAAGCACGTCAACGCGATCTTCACGAAGCTGCGCCTGCCCGAGACGGGCGTCCACCGGCGGGTGGCCGCCGTGCTCGCGTTCCTGCAGAGCTCGAGCGCGTGA